The genomic interval CGAGGGCGGCATTTTCAGTGATGTTTGTATGGATGATTTTGTGGTAAACAGCACGGTTATGACTGGACTTTATCGTCAGCGTGTCCCAGCTTGGGAAAATGCAAAATATGCAGCGCCTTGTGAATTTAATTGTCCCGCATCTATTCCGACACAAAGGCGGTACAATTTATTGCGTGAAGGAAAATTTAAAGAAGCGTATGAGCTAGTCCTTGACTATACACCGTTTCCGGGCTCAGTGTGCGGCAGTGTTTGTCCAAATCTTTGTATGGAAGATTGTACGCGCGGAACAATTGATGAATCTGCGCAGATCGGAAAGTTAGGACTTTATTCTGTTGATACGACAGTGGAAATGCCGAGTTTTAAAACAGGTAAGAAAGTCGCTGTGCTTGGCGGGGGCGTCGCAGGACTTAACGCAGCGTGGCAGTTGGCAAGAAGGGGTCATGATGTAACGGTTTATGAAGAAGATGCAAAAATGGGTGGAAAGTTGGAGCAAGTAATTCCTCGTTCTCGTCTGCCACAAGAAATTTTGCAGAAAGAATTAAAGCGCATAGAGGATATCGGCGTTCAGTTTATCAATAACTATAAAGTTACTGCAGAGAAATTTGTGCAGATAAAGGCTTCTTATGATGCGGTGATTGTAGCTACCGGCGGTCATAATCCAACTGTATTTCCATGGCCGGGAAAAGAAAAAATTGTAAAGGGCTTGCATTTTTTAAAGGCGATCAACAAAGGGCAAAATCCTAAAGTCGGCAAACATGTTATTGTAATTGGCTGTGGTAATTCAGGGATGGATGCAGCATTGGGAGCGTATCAAATGGGTGCTGAAACAGTAACTTGTATTGATGTACAAAAACCTGCTGCTTTTGCTAAAGAGATTGCACATGTGAAAGCGTTAGGCGGAAAATTAGTTTGGCCTGTTATGACGAAAGAAGTAACTGACGACGGGCTTATCACCAGCGACGGGCAGCTTATCCCTGGAGATATGGTAATTATTACAGTTGGTGAAACACCCGAACTCGAGTATTTACCGGAGGGTATAGAAAAATTTCGTGCATGGCTGGTGGCGAAAGCGGATAAAAGCATCATGCAGGGGGTGTTTGCAGCAGGTGATGTAATAAAACCAGGGCGTCTTGTTGATGCAATTGGTGCCGGAACGAAGGCTGCCCATGCAGTGGATTTGTATGTGCGTAATCTGCCGTATGAATCGATGGCTGAGAAAACAATGATTCCGTCAAAGCAAATAAGTAAAGCTTATTTTTCGAAATGCCATAGTTGTGATCTGCCAGCGGCAAATAAGGATCATAATCGCTGTATTAGCTGCGGTACATGTCGTGATTGTCAAATGTGCCTAAAATCCTGCCCGGAGAAGGCAATTACAAGAGTTTATTCAGAAGAGGGTACATTTGAATATGAATCTAATAGTGAGAAATGTATCGGTTGTGGTATCTGTGCAGGTGTTTGTCCATGTGGAATATGGACGATGAGCGCGAATTCGGAGAAAATCAATATGTATAGAACGTACAATAAAAATTAATTTTATTCAGAAAAGCGATAAGAAAACATCGAATTTCGTCAAAGGCATGAGATGAAATTCGATGTTTTCTTTTTATTAATAAAGAGAAAATGGGGTAAAATAAATAGAGGAAAACATAAAATAAAAAAACAAATGTATCTAGGTGTAGAACACATAATAAATAAAAAGTTATTGACGATGTAAACAATGTAAACTATAATACATTTATGGCTTATGAATGAGGACGTAACTCGTATACTGGTTAATAACTGGAGGGATAAAAATGAATATGAAAAAAAAGGTGATGACTGTAGCGAGTATGGCTATAGGCATGACGATGATGGGAGCAGTATTTGCTGGTTGTGGCGGTAATGATGCAGCAAATAGTAATGAGATCAAAATTGGTGCAAATTTTGAGTTGACCGGCGGTGTTGCCAATTATGGTACGCAAGCGTTAAATGGTATCAAATTAGCAATTAAACAAGTCAACGATGCTGGTGGTATTAATGGCAAGAAAATAAATCTCATTGTTGCAGACAATAAGTCTGAAGCATCTGAAGCGGCAAATGCAACGACAAAGCTAATCTCTAATGATAAGGTTAAGGTTATTCTTGGGCCGGCAACAACTTCTAATATGTTAGCGACAACGCAAATTGCAACGGACAATAAGATACCGGTGATCGCTCCAACTGGAACCAATCCTAAAATTACGGTAGATAATGGTCAAGTGAAACCATTTATTTTCCGCAGTTGTTTCATTGATCCGTTACAAGGTGAAGTTATGGCAAACTTCGCGGCAAAGACTTTACAGGCTAAAACAGCAGCCATTTATGTAGATTCAAGTTCTGACTACTCTAAGAGTTTAGCAGAGGTATTTACTAAACAATTCGAGGCAAATGGCGGAAAAGTTCTAGTTCAAGAAGCATTTTTACAAAAAGATCAAGATTTTAAATCAACACTTACAAAAATCAAAGCTGCAAATCCAGAAATTATATTTATTCCTGCTTACTATGAAGAAGTTGGAAAGATTGTAAAGCAAGCACGTGAACTTGGTATTACAATTCCTCTGTTAGGCACAGATGGCTGGGATGATGCAAAGTTGACGGAGATCGCTGGAACAGCTCCACTCAATAATACATTCTTTAGCTCACACTATTCTGTACAAGATAGTGATGAGAATGTAAAAAAATTCATTGAAGCGTATAAAGCCGAATATAATCAGGAACCAAGTGTATTTGCAGCGTTAGGTTATGATGCTGGCATTATGCTGATTGATGCGATCAAACGGGCAGGCTCAGATGATCCAGAGAAAATCCGCCAAGCCTTAGAAGAAACAAAAGATTTGCAAGTGGGAACAGGGATTATTACAATTGATAAAAATCATGATCCAATTAAATCGGCCGTTGTACTTGAGATGAAAGACGGTCAAAAAATGTTCAAGCAAAAAATTAATCCGGAAAAATGATGGTTATTATACAAAATCTGTTTTGACCTTAAATACAGGAGTGAAGCGAGAATACGCTTTGCTCCTGTATTTGTTTTAGCCATTAAAAATATAAATTATATTTTTAATTTGCATGCAAGAACAATAGTTTACAAACAAGAAACAAAGCATATAAATTCATGGATGAATACTCGTTGAATAATCTAATGTACTTTCAGAAAGAACAAAATTGGATAATGTATTACATTTATAGTATTGACAATAAAAATGAGTAACTTTACAATTAAAGGCATTGGGAATGAATCAAAAGAGAGCATCTTTTTAATTTGTTTCGACTAAGGACTGTTGAAGAAGTGATGGAGATTTATTAAACATGACTTTGGATGGGCAAAATCGCTGAGGGAGGTTATTATGATTTTTAAAAAAGGAAAACAGATGGTATGCGCAGTAGCTGCAATGAGTTTTTTTGCACTTACAGCTGCGGGGTGTGGGGATGCAAATTCTGATACAATTAAAATCGGTGCTAATTTGGAAATGACAGGAACAAATGCTACATTTGGACAATCGGCAACAAATGGTGCGAAGCTTGCAATCAAAGAAGTGAATGAAAAAGGCGGTGTACTTGGTAAAAAAATCAGTTTGGTGGTAGCAGATAACAAATCCGAAGCTGCTGAAGCTGCAAATGCAATGCAGAAGTTAATTTCACAGGATAAAGTTGTCGGCGTTATTGCGCCAATCGCTTCTTCCAGTGTGATTGCAGGAGCACAGGTAAATACAGATGGCAAAGTTCTAGCGATTAGTCCAACCGCATCTAATCCAAAAGTGACGGTGGATCCCGATACAGGCAAAACGCGTGATTTTCTGTTTAGAGCAGCATTTATTGATCCATTTCAAGGCTCTGTAATGGCAAATTTTGCTGCAAAATCTTTGCAAGGAAAAACGGCAGCCTTATATATTGATAATTCCAGCGATTATGCGAAAGGTTTAGGGCAGTTTTTTAAGGAAACATTCATAAAGAATGGCGGAACAATTGTAGCCGAAGAAGCGTATTTGGCGAAGGATACCGATTTTAAATCAACGTTAACAAAAATTAAAGCTACAAATCCTGACATTGTATTTGTACCTGGGTATTATCAAGAAGTTGGGATGATTATCAAACAAGGACGTGAAATGGGTATTCAAGCTGCTATCTTAGGCGGTGACGGCTGGGATAGTGCGAAACTTCCTGAAATTGCTGGTGCAGAAGCGCTGAACAACACGTTCTTTGCGAATCATTATTCTCCTGATGATGATAGTCCAGCGATCAAAACTTTTGTAGAGGCATATCAAGCAGAATATAAACAAACACCGGATGCGTTTGCCGCACTTGCTTATGATGCGACAATGATGATCATTGAAGCAATAAAGCGTGCAGGTAGTGAGGATACGGTGAAGATTAAGGATGAGCTAGCTAAGACGAAAGATTTTGCAGCTGTTTCGGGCGTTATTACGTTAAATGAAACGCATGATGCGATTAAGAGTGCAGTTGTAATTGAAATGAAAAATGGGCAGAAGACTTTTAGGGAAAAAATAAATCCATAAACGATATACGAGCACACTATAGTTGTACTGATAATATAGTATAGATCTATAGTGTGTTTTTTTATAGTAGACAAAAAGGAGCGGCATTGGATACAAAATACGGTATATTTTAATATAAATATAGCGAAAATAGGGTTAACGCCCGGAATATGTTAAACGTATTATTGACAGTGTATACTTGTAACATTATAATAAGGATAGTAACAAATTTAATCGTGAACGTTTAAACTGTCAGTATGAGAATGGTTTTGCTCAAGGGTGAGTTTATCTACTAGGGTGGCGAATGCAGAGGTGAAAAAGACCTTTAGCCAATAGTGTGGCTAGGGGTCTTTTCTTGATTTTTGACAAGCGTCTGTGCCAAAGCACGGAAATCTCAGTTTAAGGGTTCCTCGTCAAATGTCGGTTATTATATGAATGGAGGAGACAATATGGAATTTATGGAACAGTTCGTTCAACAGTTAATTAACGGTGTTTCTTTAGGCAGTATTTATGCCTTGATTGCACTCGGTTATACCATGGTTTATGGCATTATCAAATTAATTAACTTTGCTCATGGCGACATTTATATGATCGGCGCGTATGCTGGATTTTTTGCAACAGCGACTCTTGGCTTATCATTTGTACCAGCACTTATTGTATCTATGATAGTTTCAGGTTTATTGGGAATGCTGATAGAGCGAATGGCGTATCGTCCGCTTCGGCATGCACCAAAAATTGCAGTTTTAATCACGGCAATCGGTATTTCACTCTTATTGGAGTATGGCGGAATGCTGGTTTTTACACCACAACCTAGAACTTTCCCGAATGTGTTTGAAGCTACAACGTATCATATCGGTCCGTTTGTAGTGAATAGTCAACAGATTCTTATTTTAGCTGTTTCAGTATTGTTGATGGTAATTTTAACGTATGTAGTTCAAAAGACGATTATTGGCAAAGCAATGCGCGCTGTTTCTTTTGATACAGAAGCAGCACAGTTAATGGGGATTGATGTAAACCGTATTATTTCTGCTACGTTTGGAATTGGTTCTGCACTTGCAGCCGCTGCGGGGGTACTTGTTGGTGTCTATTACAATTCAATTGATCCATTAATGGGGATTATGCCAGGTTTAAAAGCCTTTGTTGCGGCTGTACTGGGCGGTATCGGAATCATCCCAGGCGCAATGGCTGGTGGCGTTATTCTCGGGGTCATAGAGGCATTGGTGAGCGGGTTCATCTCTTCTACATTTCGTGATGCGGCGGCGTTTGCTATTTTAATCATTATTCTTTTATTTAAACCATCGGGTTTATTCGGCAAGAATACGCGTGAGAAGGTGTAGGTGATAGAAATGAGAGCAGTAACAAAAAAAGATATAAAAATACTGGGTGCCTGTGTTGTTGTTTATGCAATTATTGAGGCGCTTTTACAAATGAATATGATTGGTTCTTTTTGGGAGTTAAACTTAATATTAATTGCAATTAATATTATCATGGCAGCCAGCCTGAATTTAATCAATGGATATACAGGGCAATTTTCGCTTGGTCATGCAGGTTTTATGGCGGTTGGCGCATATATGAGTGCAATCATTACAGTCAAGTTCCAGCTACCGTTTATCTTGGCAATTATCGTTGGCGCAGCAGGGGCCGGTTTACTTGGTTTTCTCATTGGTTTGCCGACTTTGCGGTTAAGTGGAGATTACTTGGCAATTGCAACACTTGGGCTTGGAGAAATTATTCGTATTACGATTTTGAATATTCCTTATGTTGGTGGTGCTTCCGGATTCATGGGAATCCCACGGTACACAAATTTTGCTTGGGCGTTCTTTGTTTGTCTGTTTACATTGTTTTTTATTAAAAACTTGGTCAATTCCTCGCATGGGCGTGCCTGTATTTCGATTCGAGAAAATGAAATTGCAGCGGAGGCAATGGGAATTGATACGACGAAATATAAAGTGATTGCATTTACGATCGGGGCAGCATTTGCAGGTGTCGCAGGTGCTTTATTTGCGCATTACTTTTATATTGCCCATCCGGCATCGTTTACGTTTATGATGTCCTTTAATTATTTAACTATGGTTGTTATGGGAGGACTGGGATCTATTACGGGATCCGTAGCCGGAGCCGTTATCTTGACGTTTGTTTCCGCGGCATTGGCAAGCTGGCCGGAATGGCGCATGATTATTTACTCCATCGTATTGATTTTATTGATGTTGTATCGCCCACAAGGGTTATTTGGAAATGTGGAATTAACAAGTCTCAGCGTTTTTAAACGCTTCAAGGGAGGTAGCAAGTAATGAATTTACTTAAAGCCGAAAAAGTTTCAAAGGTATTTGGCGGGTTAAAAGCAGTTTCCAATTTCGAAATGCATATTGAGCAAGGCGAACTTATTGGTTTGATTGGCCCAAATGGTGCAGGAAAGACGACAGCATTCAACCTGTTGACTGGGGTTTATCAACCTACGACTGGTGTAATTGAATTTGCCGGTAAGAGCGTAGTAGGTCTTAAACCTTTCCAAATTACACAAGGCGGTATAGCGCGCACATTTCAAAATATTCGCTTGTTCTCTGAACTTAGTGTGCTGGACAATGTAAAGATAGCGTATCATTCGCATGTAAAATACAGCTTACTAGAATCTGTTTTTCGTGTTGGGCGATATTTCAAAGAAGAAGAAGAAATTGAACAAAAGGCAATTGAGTTTTTAGAAATATTTAAATTGGGACATAAAAAAGATGAAATTGCAAAGAATCTACCATATGGTGAACAACGTCGTTTGGAGATTGCCCGAGCATTAGCTGCAAAACCCAAGTTATTGTTGTTAGATGAACCAGCGGCAGGGATGAATCCGCAAGAAACCCAAGACTTGATGGAAATGATCAGTTGGATACGTAAAGAGTTTGGTTTGACAATTCTTTTAATCGAACATGATATGAGCTTGGTAATGGGGATCTGTGAGCGTATTTATGTATTAGAATACGGTAGTATTATTGCGCATGGTACTCCAAATGAGATTAAAAATAATCCGCAGGTTATAAAAGCTTATCTTGGGGAAGAGGTGGAATAATGCTTCATATTGAAAATATAAACGTATACTATGGCGCAATTCATGCAATTAAAGATATTAGTATCAATGTAACAGAAGGTCAAATTGTAACGTTAATTGGAGCGAATGGTGCTGGTAAAAGTACAACATTGCGTACGATTTCTGGACTGCTTAAACCCAAAACAGGAAAAATTGATTTTGAAGGTAAAAATATAGCGGGATTGGCGGCACAAGAAATTGTAAAACGAGGGATTTCACAGGTACCAGAGGGTCGTCGTGTATTTGCGAATATGACGGTATTAGAAAATCTTGAACTTGGAGCTTATATCAGAAAAGATAAAGACGGCATTCAGAAAGATATGGATGCTGTATTTGACCGGTTTCCTCGTTTACTTGAGCGTAAATTACAATTGGCAGGTACGCTTAGTGGTGGTGAGCAGCAAATGCTTGCTATGGGACGTGCGCTGATGAGTCGTCCACGATTATTATTGCTAGATGAACCCTCCATGGGATTGGCACCATTACTTGTGAAGGAAATTTTTTCGATTGTACAGGAGATCAATAGAACCGGCACAACGGTTTTATTAGTGGAACAAAATGCGAATATGGCCTTATCAATTGCCCATCAGGCCTATGTGCTTGAGACCGGAAGAATTACATTGTCCGGTGATGCAAAAAAACTGGCGGCGAGTGAGGAAGTGCGCAAAGCTTATTTGGGCGGCTGATTGAACTGTACAAATTTTTACAATGCGGTATATAATTATATATAGAATGATACAAGTTGAGAGGAGTGTTCTATTGTGTTCGTGGCGAATAGAATGACAAAAAATCCAATTGTAGTTGCCCCAAATGATAAGGTCGACGAAGCGGCTGATATTATGAAAAAACATGGGTTTCGTCGGTTACCTGTTGTTGAAGAAGGTCAGGTCGTTGGTTTTTTTAGTGACCGAGATTTGATGAAAGCTGCACCTTCACCTGCGACGACTTTATCAAAATATGAAGTAAACTCCTTATTGGCAAAAATGACAGTAAAAGAAATTATGACAAAAAAAGTGATTACAATTCATGCTGATGCAACGATTGAAGAAGCTGCCCTCATTATGTATCACCAAAAAATTGGCGGTATGCCAGTAATTAGCAGTACCAATACACTTGTAGGAATTATTACGGAAACAGATATCTTTAAGGCTTTTGTTGATATTATGGTTCTTACTGAGCCATCCACGCGTATTACGATCAGCGGAGAAGATACAATTGGTGTTATTCATGGTGTAACTCGTATCTTTGCTGAGATGGGAATTAATATCATCAGTTTAGTGAGTGCGAAAAAGGCAAATGAAGCTGGCAAGTACGATTTGATCGTGCGTGCGCCGATTGACGATGTAGATGTATTAAAACAAAAGTTAGCGGAAAATGGATATCAAGTAACGAGTATCATAAAGATCGGATAAAATGACTATCGTTATCAATTATAAATAAAATTTATATGTTTGCTTGAAAAGTATTTACAATCTTTGCTTGTGTATGATACTATATTTGCAAGGAACAGGCGCTTAGTTTATAGGCGGCCGGGCATCAAGCAGCAGTGTTATACCTGTGGGACCGTCAAAATGGTTCTGCGGGTATTTTTTTGTAATGATAATAAAAATTTATTATAAAGTGTGTACTTTTGGAGCCGGAAGTTCATTATATATAGGGAGGC from Massilibacillus massiliensis carries:
- a CDS encoding ABC transporter ATP-binding protein; the protein is MNLLKAEKVSKVFGGLKAVSNFEMHIEQGELIGLIGPNGAGKTTAFNLLTGVYQPTTGVIEFAGKSVVGLKPFQITQGGIARTFQNIRLFSELSVLDNVKIAYHSHVKYSLLESVFRVGRYFKEEEEIEQKAIEFLEIFKLGHKKDEIAKNLPYGEQRRLEIARALAAKPKLLLLDEPAAGMNPQETQDLMEMISWIRKEFGLTILLIEHDMSLVMGICERIYVLEYGSIIAHGTPNEIKNNPQVIKAYLGEEVE
- a CDS encoding ABC transporter ATP-binding protein → MLHIENINVYYGAIHAIKDISINVTEGQIVTLIGANGAGKSTTLRTISGLLKPKTGKIDFEGKNIAGLAAQEIVKRGISQVPEGRRVFANMTVLENLELGAYIRKDKDGIQKDMDAVFDRFPRLLERKLQLAGTLSGGEQQMLAMGRALMSRPRLLLLDEPSMGLAPLLVKEIFSIVQEINRTGTTVLLVEQNANMALSIAHQAYVLETGRITLSGDAKKLAASEEVRKAYLGG
- a CDS encoding ABC transporter substrate-binding protein; translated protein: MNMKKKVMTVASMAIGMTMMGAVFAGCGGNDAANSNEIKIGANFELTGGVANYGTQALNGIKLAIKQVNDAGGINGKKINLIVADNKSEASEAANATTKLISNDKVKVILGPATTSNMLATTQIATDNKIPVIAPTGTNPKITVDNGQVKPFIFRSCFIDPLQGEVMANFAAKTLQAKTAAIYVDSSSDYSKSLAEVFTKQFEANGGKVLVQEAFLQKDQDFKSTLTKIKAANPEIIFIPAYYEEVGKIVKQARELGITIPLLGTDGWDDAKLTEIAGTAPLNNTFFSSHYSVQDSDENVKKFIEAYKAEYNQEPSVFAALGYDAGIMLIDAIKRAGSDDPEKIRQALEETKDLQVGTGIITIDKNHDPIKSAVVLEMKDGQKMFKQKINPEK
- a CDS encoding FAD-dependent oxidoreductase, with product MFKINTLEGHNRMSTQDLLMTISEALANGETEFDIMASGQHDIGGPLWHPEGKKLTFRVTNAGQRVGSMCLENTEIIVDGSASADVGWLNAGGKIVVKGDAGDTAGHCAAAGKIYIGGRAGTRSGSLMKHDPLYDAPEMWILKNVGSFSFEFMGGGKAVVCGYDSEAFESVLGDRACVGMVGGVLYFRGKAAGFSTTELKITALEAEDIAYLAGNMDDFLQSIDKPELYDALTNWSDWHKLRPLTFEERVPNAASNIKDFRTKEWIEGGIFSDVCMDDFVVNSTVMTGLYRQRVPAWENAKYAAPCEFNCPASIPTQRRYNLLREGKFKEAYELVLDYTPFPGSVCGSVCPNLCMEDCTRGTIDESAQIGKLGLYSVDTTVEMPSFKTGKKVAVLGGGVAGLNAAWQLARRGHDVTVYEEDAKMGGKLEQVIPRSRLPQEILQKELKRIEDIGVQFINNYKVTAEKFVQIKASYDAVIVATGGHNPTVFPWPGKEKIVKGLHFLKAINKGQNPKVGKHVIVIGCGNSGMDAALGAYQMGAETVTCIDVQKPAAFAKEIAHVKALGGKLVWPVMTKEVTDDGLITSDGQLIPGDMVIITVGETPELEYLPEGIEKFRAWLVAKADKSIMQGVFAAGDVIKPGRLVDAIGAGTKAAHAVDLYVRNLPYESMAEKTMIPSKQISKAYFSKCHSCDLPAANKDHNRCISCGTCRDCQMCLKSCPEKAITRVYSEEGTFEYESNSEKCIGCGICAGVCPCGIWTMSANSEKINMYRTYNKN
- a CDS encoding branched-chain amino acid ABC transporter permease, which translates into the protein MEFMEQFVQQLINGVSLGSIYALIALGYTMVYGIIKLINFAHGDIYMIGAYAGFFATATLGLSFVPALIVSMIVSGLLGMLIERMAYRPLRHAPKIAVLITAIGISLLLEYGGMLVFTPQPRTFPNVFEATTYHIGPFVVNSQQILILAVSVLLMVILTYVVQKTIIGKAMRAVSFDTEAAQLMGIDVNRIISATFGIGSALAAAAGVLVGVYYNSIDPLMGIMPGLKAFVAAVLGGIGIIPGAMAGGVILGVIEALVSGFISSTFRDAAAFAILIIILLFKPSGLFGKNTREKV
- a CDS encoding ABC transporter substrate-binding protein — translated: MIFKKGKQMVCAVAAMSFFALTAAGCGDANSDTIKIGANLEMTGTNATFGQSATNGAKLAIKEVNEKGGVLGKKISLVVADNKSEAAEAANAMQKLISQDKVVGVIAPIASSSVIAGAQVNTDGKVLAISPTASNPKVTVDPDTGKTRDFLFRAAFIDPFQGSVMANFAAKSLQGKTAALYIDNSSDYAKGLGQFFKETFIKNGGTIVAEEAYLAKDTDFKSTLTKIKATNPDIVFVPGYYQEVGMIIKQGREMGIQAAILGGDGWDSAKLPEIAGAEALNNTFFANHYSPDDDSPAIKTFVEAYQAEYKQTPDAFAALAYDATMMIIEAIKRAGSEDTVKIKDELAKTKDFAAVSGVITLNETHDAIKSAVVIEMKNGQKTFREKINP
- a CDS encoding branched-chain amino acid ABC transporter permease; translated protein: MRAVTKKDIKILGACVVVYAIIEALLQMNMIGSFWELNLILIAINIIMAASLNLINGYTGQFSLGHAGFMAVGAYMSAIITVKFQLPFILAIIVGAAGAGLLGFLIGLPTLRLSGDYLAIATLGLGEIIRITILNIPYVGGASGFMGIPRYTNFAWAFFVCLFTLFFIKNLVNSSHGRACISIRENEIAAEAMGIDTTKYKVIAFTIGAAFAGVAGALFAHYFYIAHPASFTFMMSFNYLTMVVMGGLGSITGSVAGAVILTFVSAALASWPEWRMIIYSIVLILLMLYRPQGLFGNVELTSLSVFKRFKGGSK
- a CDS encoding CBS domain-containing protein translates to MFVANRMTKNPIVVAPNDKVDEAADIMKKHGFRRLPVVEEGQVVGFFSDRDLMKAAPSPATTLSKYEVNSLLAKMTVKEIMTKKVITIHADATIEEAALIMYHQKIGGMPVISSTNTLVGIITETDIFKAFVDIMVLTEPSTRITISGEDTIGVIHGVTRIFAEMGINIISLVSAKKANEAGKYDLIVRAPIDDVDVLKQKLAENGYQVTSIIKIG